A single window of Kiritimatiellia bacterium DNA harbors:
- a CDS encoding uroporphyrinogen decarboxylase family protein, which translates to MSSSDNSEFVNPEARKTFRATMCFQKSDFIPSFEALGFWDDTVKRWHAEGLPADQTPWEYFRIDRLMDNTGGFENPSALKRLIDLVFQIPYWPLFETKVIEEKDDYLIKQDEDGVIKKVMKHGVSMPQFLKFPVETRLDWEKIKERLNPESEERYGAIKAMASDLRKRRHILRFGICGSYGFQRNLFGEEKLAYLFYDAPGLLHDVMKHWLCFQTAVADRICPLVDFDYVFLWEDMAFKTAPFISPDIFREFMFPYLKAFIGHVRARHHLDLFMVDSDGNNLALLPLLVEAGINVFMPCEIAAGMEPVSVREKFPNLALLGGIDKRALLKGKKEIEAEIIKKASLLPAGQGYIPSVDHAVPPDVSFENFCYYTKFLRKITGGVF; encoded by the coding sequence ATGTCAAGTTCGGATAATTCTGAGTTCGTCAATCCGGAAGCGAGAAAAACATTCCGGGCAACCATGTGCTTTCAAAAAAGCGATTTTATTCCCAGCTTTGAAGCATTGGGGTTTTGGGATGACACCGTAAAGCGTTGGCATGCGGAGGGATTGCCTGCCGACCAGACTCCCTGGGAATATTTTCGTATTGACCGGCTTATGGATAACACGGGAGGTTTTGAGAATCCTTCTGCGCTGAAAAGGCTCATAGACCTTGTTTTTCAGATTCCCTATTGGCCGTTGTTTGAAACGAAAGTCATTGAGGAAAAAGATGATTATTTGATCAAGCAGGATGAAGACGGCGTCATTAAAAAAGTGATGAAACATGGCGTTTCCATGCCCCAGTTTCTGAAATTCCCGGTGGAAACCCGATTGGACTGGGAAAAAATCAAAGAGAGGCTGAACCCGGAAAGCGAAGAACGATACGGCGCTATCAAAGCCATGGCTTCTGACCTGAGAAAACGCCGGCATATCCTTCGTTTTGGCATTTGCGGGAGCTACGGGTTTCAGCGGAATCTTTTCGGTGAAGAAAAACTGGCTTATCTTTTTTACGACGCCCCCGGCCTTCTGCATGATGTTATGAAGCATTGGCTTTGCTTTCAGACGGCCGTTGCCGACCGCATCTGTCCTTTGGTTGATTTTGATTATGTTTTCCTCTGGGAGGATATGGCGTTCAAGACGGCCCCTTTTATATCGCCGGATATTTTCAGAGAATTTATGTTCCCCTATCTTAAGGCATTTATCGGGCATGTCAGGGCCAGGCACCATCTGGACCTTTTTATGGTTGATTCTGACGGAAACAACTTGGCTCTGCTTCCATTGCTTGTGGAAGCAGGGATAAACGTTTTTATGCCCTGTGAAATAGCGGCCGGTATGGAGCCGGTGTCGGTCAGGGAAAAATTTCCGAACTTAGCCCTTCTGGGCGGGATTGATAAACGCGCCTTATTGAAAGGGAAGAAAGAGATAGAGGCGGAAATCATTAAAAAAGCGTCTCTTTTGCCGGCCGGCCAGGGGTATATTCCTTCTGTGGACCACGCGGTTCCTCCGGACGTGTCTTTTGAAAACTTTTGTTATTACACTAAATTTCTGAGAAAAATTACCGGAGGTGTTTTTTAA
- a CDS encoding uroporphyrinogen decarboxylase family protein, producing the protein MTSKERVLKAVNSEEADRVPLDYFAMPEIDERLKLHLGVKTREELLQKLGIDFRIVAGKYKGAIPQPPAEGIIMDEWGVGRKAVSHGTGVYNQECCRPLENARTVDEVENHRWPSAEDYDFSGIREECKMKKEYAICGSGPTADWINRASYLRGFDNFLVDLAEENPVSLRILDKMTDFYCQYDKRLLEEAGGGIDILWIGDDYGTQKGLLLSREMWRKVIRPHVARIIILAHDHGAKIMFHSCGSIRELMPDLIETGVDIIDTLQPEAKGMAPSELKGEFYGKVAFHGMISTAGTLACGKPENVRREVMERLRVMKPGGGYMLAPTHFIQSNTPEENIVEMYKTAREYGCY; encoded by the coding sequence ATGACATCAAAAGAACGGGTTTTAAAAGCCGTTAATTCGGAAGAGGCGGACCGGGTGCCTCTTGATTATTTTGCCATGCCGGAGATTGACGAGAGGTTAAAACTTCATCTCGGTGTCAAAACCCGGGAGGAATTGCTTCAAAAGCTCGGGATAGATTTCAGGATTGTGGCGGGAAAATACAAGGGGGCTATTCCGCAACCGCCGGCGGAAGGAATAATCATGGATGAATGGGGGGTGGGGAGAAAGGCGGTAAGCCACGGAACCGGCGTATATAATCAGGAATGTTGCCGGCCCCTCGAAAATGCCAGGACAGTTGACGAAGTGGAAAATCATCGGTGGCCCAGCGCCGAGGACTACGATTTTTCCGGCATAAGAGAAGAATGTAAAATGAAAAAGGAATATGCCATATGTGGAAGCGGGCCGACGGCGGACTGGATAAACCGCGCCAGCTACCTGCGCGGTTTTGATAATTTTCTGGTGGACCTGGCCGAGGAAAACCCGGTCAGTTTAAGGATCTTGGACAAGATGACGGATTTCTATTGCCAGTATGATAAACGACTGCTGGAAGAGGCTGGCGGCGGGATTGATATACTTTGGATAGGAGATGATTACGGCACCCAGAAAGGACTTCTTTTAAGCAGGGAAATGTGGCGGAAAGTTATCCGGCCGCATGTCGCGCGCATCATAATCCTGGCCCATGATCATGGCGCGAAAATAATGTTCCATTCCTGCGGCTCCATCCGGGAGTTGATGCCCGATTTGATAGAAACGGGCGTGGACATCATTGATACGCTTCAGCCGGAAGCAAAAGGGATGGCGCCTTCGGAATTAAAGGGGGAGTTTTATGGCAAGGTGGCGTTCCATGGGATGATCAGCACGGCCGGGACGCTTGCCTGCGGAAAACCGGAAAACGTCCGGCGCGAGGTGATGGAAAGGCTGCGGGTCATGAAGCCGGGCGGGGGATATATGCTGGCGCCCACCCATTTCATTCAATCCAATACCCCGGAGGAAAATATCGTGGAAATGTATAAAACCGCGCGCGAATACGGTTGTTATTAA
- a CDS encoding Gfo/Idh/MocA family oxidoreductase, producing MGTKIKVGLIGAGWISSCHVKGYRALGDRVEILAIADANQERAEKLRAATGAKHVFGNCRDLLELAEIDAVDIMLPTFLHAEAAISACRKGKHVLCEKPFASTGRECAQMAAAARKAKVLLMPFHNLVFFPSILKAYDVLQKGEIGRPVIYRAKHIFGYPGGSMKFLENNYRGDRRKSGGGAIMEGGAHSIYLAERLMGRIARVSAKLTRFPSGKFEIENGGVVLFEFANGAVGTMTVYWGAGYGDDGKEIIGTKGALIVNGMEYQSLRKPPLGIYRDPKALGHHTSDASQSWEFPYIDFDWEKSFVNTIVHFIDCIQNHKKAIINAEDGKSVIKVVEAIYLSARQGKCVRV from the coding sequence ATGGGCACAAAGATAAAAGTGGGCTTGATCGGAGCGGGCTGGATATCTTCTTGTCATGTCAAAGGTTACCGGGCCTTGGGCGACCGGGTGGAGATATTGGCAATCGCCGACGCCAACCAGGAGCGCGCGGAAAAATTACGCGCCGCAACAGGAGCGAAACATGTCTTTGGTAATTGCCGGGATTTGTTGGAACTGGCGGAAATAGACGCCGTGGACATAATGTTGCCGACCTTTCTGCATGCGGAAGCAGCTATATCCGCCTGCCGGAAAGGAAAACACGTTCTTTGTGAAAAACCGTTTGCTTCAACCGGAAGAGAATGCGCGCAAATGGCCGCGGCCGCCCGCAAGGCGAAGGTTCTTCTCATGCCGTTTCATAACCTCGTGTTTTTCCCTTCCATTCTCAAGGCGTACGATGTCCTTCAAAAGGGAGAAATAGGCCGGCCCGTTATTTACCGGGCAAAACATATTTTCGGGTACCCGGGCGGGAGCATGAAGTTTCTTGAAAACAATTACCGCGGTGATAGACGCAAGAGCGGCGGCGGCGCAATCATGGAAGGCGGCGCCCACTCCATATATCTTGCGGAAAGACTCATGGGAAGAATTGCGCGTGTATCCGCCAAACTCACCCGTTTCCCTTCCGGAAAGTTTGAAATAGAAAACGGCGGAGTCGTACTCTTTGAGTTTGCGAACGGCGCGGTCGGCACAATGACGGTCTACTGGGGCGCGGGTTATGGCGATGACGGGAAGGAAATCATCGGCACAAAAGGCGCCCTTATTGTCAACGGCATGGAATACCAGTCGTTACGGAAGCCCCCTTTGGGGATTTATCGGGATCCGAAAGCCCTGGGACATCATACCAGCGACGCGAGCCAGTCGTGGGAGTTTCCTTATATTGATTTTGATTGGGAAAAGTCTTTCGTGAACACAATCGTTCATTTCATAGACTGTATCCAAAACCATAAAAAAGCGATTATAAATGCGGAAGATGGAAAAAGCGTTATAAAAGTCGTGGAGGCGATTTACCTGTCGGCCAGGCAAGGTAAATGCGTCAGGGTATAA
- a CDS encoding uroporphyrinogen decarboxylase family protein translates to MNGYELVKKAIEFGSPERVPVVSVKFDPERDNCTIDYGTLGAGAKLWEPLRATQDEWGCVWNRTGLDNMGQVKEHPLSSREAMKNYKFPDPDAGDRFANLENILKDVAGKYVLLNLPFTLFERMHYLRGFTELLEDFYLYPEEVRGLAEKIVDFQIGVVNRLKDFKGRVHGVLMTDDWGTQSATIISLPLWREFFKPGYKRLFAAIHDMGMHTWLHSCGKVNDFINEFIEVGLDVINLGQPALAGIAETGKKFAGRICFASFVDVQTTFVRGTLDEIRAEAKLMIEKQGTPKGGFIGFDVDYECIGVAKERRDAMISAFREFGKLSC, encoded by the coding sequence ATGAACGGTTACGAGCTGGTAAAGAAGGCGATTGAATTTGGTTCGCCGGAGCGGGTGCCGGTCGTCTCAGTGAAATTTGATCCTGAGCGCGACAATTGCACGATAGATTACGGCACATTGGGGGCAGGCGCAAAGCTTTGGGAGCCCTTGCGCGCAACGCAGGATGAATGGGGGTGCGTCTGGAACCGGACCGGCCTGGATAACATGGGGCAGGTGAAGGAACATCCCTTGAGTTCCCGGGAGGCAATGAAGAATTATAAATTCCCGGACCCGGACGCCGGGGACAGATTTGCCAATCTGGAAAATATTTTAAAAGACGTTGCCGGCAAATATGTCCTGCTTAATCTGCCTTTCACGCTCTTTGAAAGAATGCACTATTTGCGCGGGTTCACGGAGCTTCTTGAGGATTTTTATTTGTATCCGGAGGAAGTCCGTGGGCTGGCGGAGAAAATCGTTGATTTTCAAATTGGCGTGGTTAATCGGCTTAAGGATTTCAAGGGGCGGGTCCATGGAGTGCTGATGACGGATGACTGGGGCACGCAGTCTGCCACAATAATCAGCCTGCCTTTGTGGCGGGAATTTTTCAAACCAGGCTATAAAAGACTCTTTGCGGCGATCCATGATATGGGGATGCACACCTGGCTGCATTCGTGCGGCAAGGTCAACGACTTCATCAATGAATTTATTGAGGTTGGTCTGGATGTAATCAACCTCGGCCAGCCGGCGCTGGCGGGGATTGCAGAAACCGGCAAAAAATTTGCCGGCCGGATTTGTTTCGCCAGTTTTGTGGACGTTCAAACCACGTTTGTACGCGGGACTCTTGACGAAATCAGGGCCGAGGCAAAGCTGATGATTGAAAAACAGGGGACGCCCAAAGGCGGATTTATCGGATTTGATGTTGATTATGAGTGCATCGGGGTTGCCAAAGAAAGAAGGGATGCAATGATCAGCGCCTTCAGGGAATTCGGAAAGTTATCGTGTTAA
- a CDS encoding sugar phosphate isomerase/epimerase — protein MHDRIGVMASLKEKGSGFKEMKRYNLKVCQLYSWEPHVWSEELAGRVRADAKSSGIHITAFWAGWTGPATWNMVDGPGTLGLLPAAYRYHRIMELTKAGDFAQKLGVPAIITHLGFIPENPLDSLFRDMVIAVRAIAQELSKRNLEFWFETGQETPLTLLRLIREVGAPNLGINLDPANLILYGKGNPIDALDVFGKYVRNIHAKDALCPTDPSQIGREVKVGEGRVRFPEFVRKLKKIGFKGEFIIEREVSGEQQARDILETTKYLKKLLEAKND, from the coding sequence ATGCATGATCGTATAGGCGTGATGGCTTCACTCAAAGAAAAAGGATCCGGTTTTAAAGAAATGAAGCGGTACAACCTTAAAGTCTGCCAGTTATACAGTTGGGAGCCGCATGTCTGGTCGGAGGAATTGGCCGGACGGGTCCGCGCGGACGCGAAATCGTCAGGCATCCATATTACGGCCTTTTGGGCGGGTTGGACCGGGCCGGCGACGTGGAATATGGTTGATGGCCCCGGCACCTTGGGGCTCCTGCCGGCGGCCTATCGTTATCATCGCATAATGGAATTGACCAAGGCCGGTGATTTTGCGCAAAAACTGGGAGTTCCCGCAATTATTACCCATCTCGGGTTTATCCCTGAAAATCCGCTGGATTCTCTTTTCCGGGACATGGTCATTGCCGTACGCGCAATAGCGCAGGAATTGAGCAAACGCAATTTGGAATTCTGGTTTGAAACCGGGCAGGAAACCCCGTTGACCTTGTTGCGGCTGATCAGGGAAGTTGGCGCTCCAAACCTGGGGATTAACCTGGATCCGGCAAACTTGATCTTATACGGGAAAGGCAACCCGATTGACGCATTGGATGTGTTTGGTAAATACGTGCGGAATATTCATGCCAAAGACGCGTTATGTCCGACGGACCCTTCGCAAATTGGCCGGGAAGTAAAAGTGGGTGAAGGCCGGGTCCGCTTTCCGGAATTTGTTCGGAAATTAAAAAAGATCGGATTTAAGGGCGAGTTTATCATTGAACGCGAAGTTTCCGGGGAACAGCAGGCGCGGGATATATTGGAAACGACCAAGTATCTGAAAAAGCTGTTGGAGGCAAAAAATGATTAA
- a CDS encoding DUF4091 domain-containing protein, protein MTVALIYSNFRPAQRYAYDGVFASLKCNFDRWENVNVDKLAQSLHDYDILLFHENCNLANPQKFDRYHEQWRSFLENGGVIIIQEAAANDHLDWLASLGASFQLSVKIYPEFQKSNDWTNPGAELNFGPLLSSWAHFTKWPPEWIVANRDGHDMPIVLYQRVGKGLIVVTTSYFSRGFPLAGHFKTIRDLILKEGKTAPVKVVSVSWGDKFIGNNELRATVENTDDESVDVSVAAVVTRCGGDAVSADQNKIYRIPANGSAEIVLPYRITKEGERYIRFTLGDGLKKTIYFRASEEVSISRLEGALSKLAAEIGKSKEDFFALTNSFSGYGWFKDFGDQWLQELSVRETDFMKWEEDMAGMSALGKAAWETQFAAVKKALEDVDELGRNLETLRKRNEMWKNQAVKSDAGARFAVSGATSLEKVFRDKPWNKPVIQELTLQMAANEYESTQIVIIPLQGGELPGLNVVCSELISENGGNWISAENIDIRRVGYVSYPHYPSAGHDLSDANKKSDWYPDPLLRNRTFNIASDDVVQSVWITVHAPPGTAPGEYKGTLTVCPPDSPPRHLPFTVKIWDFELSQDLLPTEFTFRPGQVVRFYYGAQELKNTWERMPASLCREYLQFFLRYRITPQVLDEGVGRSRASVPYLGERWEGDKLVLDFGEFDKNVELMRKNGAKFIRAGSFSGNEIDENYWTNYLPRVSDHIKQKGWLDAFYVYLKDEPIREQFDLVKKEASLAGRLAPGLKRLCTAAIDDYFTSDPEKYIDIWVPLIPYYNAGLARQRRQKGESVWFYVCCTPERPNFFICQPSMEHRVLFWLLEKYQAEGFLYWGLAVWQPNTINDIEEDGSPKKSWNPSAACKLPAGDGFLAYPAGKKIADGLNPSIRLEVIRDGLEDWEYFRRLEERLKELKEKEGDKIQKLIKETEVVLEIEKDLIRDKQDYSKEPAKLYQKRAHVARQIEKIKQAARP, encoded by the coding sequence ATGACGGTTGCTTTAATTTACAGCAACTTCCGGCCGGCTCAGCGATATGCCTACGATGGCGTCTTTGCCTCTTTGAAATGTAATTTTGACAGATGGGAGAATGTCAATGTGGATAAACTGGCCCAGTCTCTTCATGATTATGATATTCTCCTTTTTCATGAAAACTGCAATCTGGCAAACCCGCAGAAATTTGACCGCTACCATGAGCAATGGCGCTCCTTCTTGGAAAATGGGGGTGTGATAATTATCCAGGAAGCCGCGGCCAATGACCATTTAGACTGGCTTGCTTCCCTTGGCGCTTCCTTTCAACTGAGTGTTAAAATTTATCCTGAATTTCAAAAGAGCAATGACTGGACCAATCCCGGCGCCGAATTAAACTTTGGGCCGCTTCTATCGTCCTGGGCGCACTTTACAAAGTGGCCGCCGGAATGGATCGTCGCCAACCGTGATGGCCATGATATGCCGATAGTTCTTTATCAAAGGGTGGGAAAAGGGCTGATCGTGGTTACCACTTCTTATTTTAGCCGCGGATTCCCGCTTGCGGGACATTTCAAAACCATCCGGGACCTGATATTGAAGGAGGGGAAGACCGCGCCCGTGAAAGTGGTCTCTGTTTCCTGGGGGGATAAATTCATTGGAAACAACGAGCTTCGGGCGACAGTGGAGAATACCGACGATGAGTCCGTGGATGTGAGCGTTGCAGCGGTTGTCACCCGATGCGGAGGAGATGCGGTATCGGCGGATCAGAATAAAATTTACCGGATACCAGCCAATGGAAGCGCAGAGATTGTTTTGCCCTATCGCATAACAAAGGAGGGAGAGCGGTATATCAGATTCACCTTGGGCGACGGTTTGAAAAAAACGATTTATTTCCGCGCCTCGGAAGAGGTGAGCATAAGCCGCCTGGAAGGCGCGCTCAGTAAGTTGGCAGCGGAAATCGGTAAAAGCAAGGAGGATTTCTTCGCGCTGACAAACTCTTTTTCCGGCTATGGATGGTTTAAGGACTTTGGAGATCAGTGGTTGCAGGAGCTTTCTGTTCGCGAAACTGATTTCATGAAATGGGAGGAGGACATGGCGGGCATGTCTGCTTTGGGCAAAGCCGCCTGGGAAACTCAATTCGCGGCTGTTAAAAAGGCGCTTGAAGACGTGGATGAACTCGGGCGAAACCTGGAAACATTGAGGAAAAGAAATGAAATGTGGAAGAATCAGGCGGTCAAGTCCGACGCAGGCGCTCGATTTGCCGTCTCCGGCGCGACATCTTTGGAGAAGGTGTTTCGTGATAAACCGTGGAATAAGCCTGTTATTCAAGAACTGACGCTTCAAATGGCGGCGAATGAATATGAGAGCACTCAGATTGTCATAATTCCTCTGCAAGGCGGTGAACTGCCCGGTCTGAATGTGGTTTGCTCTGAGCTGATATCGGAAAATGGCGGGAACTGGATTTCCGCCGAAAACATAGACATCCGGCGGGTAGGTTATGTGTCTTATCCCCATTACCCCTCCGCTGGCCATGATCTTTCAGACGCGAATAAAAAGTCAGATTGGTATCCTGATCCCCTCCTGCGGAACAGAACATTCAACATAGCTTCTGACGATGTTGTCCAATCGGTGTGGATTACAGTCCATGCTCCTCCCGGCACGGCGCCGGGCGAATACAAGGGAACTTTAACGGTATGTCCGCCTGATAGTCCGCCCAGGCATCTCCCTTTTACGGTAAAGATATGGGACTTTGAACTCTCGCAGGATTTACTTCCCACAGAATTTACTTTCCGGCCCGGCCAGGTTGTCAGGTTCTATTATGGTGCTCAGGAATTAAAAAACACCTGGGAACGCATGCCGGCCTCCCTCTGCCGCGAATATCTTCAGTTTTTTTTGCGTTACCGCATAACGCCCCAGGTCCTTGACGAAGGGGTGGGCCGAAGCCGCGCTTCTGTTCCATATTTGGGTGAACGATGGGAAGGCGATAAACTGGTCCTTGATTTTGGCGAATTTGACAAGAACGTGGAACTGATGCGCAAAAACGGGGCGAAGTTTATCCGGGCGGGATCTTTCTCCGGAAACGAGATTGATGAAAACTACTGGACGAACTATCTTCCCCGGGTCTCTGATCATATCAAGCAAAAAGGGTGGCTTGATGCTTTCTATGTTTACCTGAAGGATGAACCAATTCGGGAACAATTCGATCTGGTAAAAAAGGAGGCATCCCTGGCTGGAAGATTGGCCCCTGGTTTAAAACGCCTGTGCACGGCGGCCATTGATGACTATTTTACGTCTGACCCGGAAAAATACATAGACATTTGGGTGCCGCTCATCCCTTACTATAATGCCGGGCTTGCCCGACAGAGGCGGCAAAAAGGAGAATCCGTCTGGTTCTATGTGTGCTGTACTCCCGAGCGGCCGAACTTTTTCATCTGCCAGCCTTCTATGGAACATCGTGTTCTATTTTGGCTTTTGGAAAAATATCAGGCCGAGGGGTTTCTTTACTGGGGGCTGGCAGTCTGGCAGCCCAACACGATCAATGATATTGAAGAAGATGGAAGTCCAAAGAAGTCATGGAATCCCTCCGCCGCCTGCAAACTTCCCGCCGGTGACGGCTTTCTTGCCTACCCGGCCGGTAAAAAAATCGCGGATGGCCTGAACCCGTCAATAAGGCTGGAAGTGATCAGGGACGGGTTGGAGGATTGGGAATATTTCCGCCGCTTGGAGGAAAGGTTAAAAGAACTGAAGGAGAAAGAAGGAGACAAAATTCAGAAGTTAATTAAAGAGACCGAGGTGGTATTGGAGATTGAGAAGGATTTAATAAGGGACAAACAGGATTATAGCAAGGAGCCGGCAAAGCTTTATCAGAAGAGGGCGCATGTGGCCAGGCAGATAGAAAAGATAAAGCAAGCCGCGCGGCCGTGA
- a CDS encoding SGNH/GDSL hydrolase family protein codes for MDARIKNNEKILFIGDSITDCGRRAAERPLGNGYVRIFRDYLIIRASAKKVVMVNKGIDGDTSVALLNRLEDDLLRHKPDRISIQVGINDLYRHLARAADGVSPESYEEVYRKMLKRIRSELPRCMLLLIQPFYISRESSKDSFRQNILGLLPQYLKVVEKMSEEFNTRMVRTHAMFQNLLKYYEPDVFCLEPVHPNLTGHAAIASAVYDLFCRS; via the coding sequence ATGGATGCAAGAATAAAAAATAACGAAAAAATATTATTTATCGGAGACAGCATAACAGATTGTGGCCGTCGCGCTGCGGAGCGTCCGCTGGGCAACGGCTATGTCAGAATATTCAGGGACTATTTGATTATCCGCGCATCGGCGAAGAAAGTCGTGATGGTAAACAAAGGCATTGACGGCGATACCTCGGTGGCGTTGTTGAATCGCTTGGAGGATGATCTATTGCGGCATAAGCCGGACCGGATTTCAATCCAGGTCGGGATTAACGATCTTTACCGCCATCTTGCGCGTGCGGCGGACGGCGTTTCGCCGGAAAGTTATGAGGAGGTTTATCGGAAAATGTTGAAACGCATCAGGTCTGAATTGCCAAGATGCATGCTTTTGTTGATTCAGCCTTTTTATATCAGCAGGGAATCTTCAAAAGATAGTTTCCGCCAAAATATCCTGGGGCTTCTGCCTCAATATTTGAAGGTGGTTGAAAAGATGAGCGAGGAGTTCAACACCCGCATGGTCAGGACGCATGCAATGTTCCAAAATCTGCTGAAATATTACGAGCCGGACGTGTTCTGTCTTGAACCGGTGCATCCCAATTTGACGGGGCACGCGGCGATTGCCTCGGCAGTGTATGATCTGTTTTGTCGGTCATGA